In Candidatus Moanabacter tarae, the genomic stretch TCAAGGGGTTTGAGACGACCACCTTCAAGAACAGGAAGTGTGGCAAAGGATCTTAAATTGTAATCACCTTTGTACCTGATAGGAAGAAAGCCACCAATTATGACCAAGATCCCAAGAACGAGAATGCCGCCCGAAATAAACTTACTCATGACAAGATGAGATTGATGCATATCTGTTTGGAAATCTTTCTCCAGAGGAAAATTCTGACCAGAAGAAACGAGAATTTAGCTGTAGATGAAATTTTCACGCTTATCGTTTTCGTTCTTCGGAAAGGATCGAGGTCCATCGAGTATTGACATAGCGCAAGAGATGTGTGCCGAACTGAAAAAGTAGGCCAGCCGCAACCAGAATGCAGGAGATATAGGGAAGGGGCCAACCAGGATTTTTAATTACCTGAAACATAGAGGCAGTGTCACCACGGGCAAACTTAGCCTGATAAAAAGTCCTTCCTTCATAACGCAGTGGGTTATTCATGTAGATTAAAGCCTGCCGCTCCTCTTTTGTTTCTTGATGCAAAATATTTACCAGGCTGGAGAAGTTTTTTGGAATTTCCGTGCCCGAGTAGCGATCGTGTGAGAAGTCTATCAATTTAATGGTATAGGGTAGATAGGTTCGCTTTACCCGAAGACCAATTTCAAACTCGCGATCCTTATGTTTGAAGATTTGGGGCGGAAGGTTTTCGCTCAGGGTAGCCGAGGTTAACCAAGTTCCTAGGGTCCCAATGCTTCCGACTAATCGAACGATGGCGCTAGGACGGTTACGCTCATCCTGTTTGAACGTCCTGGGAATTTCTCGGGGAAAGATTTTCCTTTCGACTCCAATACCTCGATCGACTGAAAATATCTCTGTGTCCGCATCTAGCTCACTCTGCAAGAGGATGGAGTTGGGAAAATAGGCAATGATTTCAATTCGGAAAGGAAGTGTTGGATGCTCAAATGAGGACGATTTTTCAATCAGTTCGGTGGGAATACTGACTGTCTTATCGATACTGGGGTCAGATCTATCGAGAATGAATAGCTCATCAAGGGTAAAGCTTTCAATGTAGTTGGCAGACTCTCCTTCTGTGATCCACATGCTATCCTCTTCCTGAACTAAGTTTGTAACAAGTTGACCTACAATAAGTAAAAGGATTCCAGCATGAATCATGGCGATTCCGGACTTTTTAAAACTCGGCCTAAAAAATCTGAAATGCGCGACCAACAAATTAACGGTTAAAAGAGGGCCAATTAAATAGCCTCCTGGAATGGGTAGGTGGAGCCAACTTAAATATTCGCCGAAGAACCAATCGTCTGGAAATTGCCACAGTGCCAAAACATGTTCGAAGTATTTTTCCTGGGCACCTCGGATTCCGATATTGACCTGGTCGAGTGTACCAAAAAAGACCAATAGTAGACCTAAGGTCAGGAGGGTTACAGTGAGACGTATTGAACTGAAGAATCGATAGAGTGGATTCATTCTGGGGATGGCGCAAAAAGAAGGTAAGGATCCGATTGCGACTTAGGAGGAAAACAGTGAGGAGTAAATCAAGAAAATGTTGTCTGCGGATAATAAAGGGTTCTGCTGGGACATGGAGAAAGAAGGGATTGGAACAACCGTGAATCTAGCCTTATGGTGTGAGGGATAAGATCACCAGAAAAGATAAGATTTAAGGATCGGAGTTCTGATCCGAAAAAAAATTGTTAACTATTCGAGGGTTTTCAAGTGTATAACAATTTTCTAAATCTATGGTTTACTGGAACTTCACTGTTTCCAGGAATTCCAGAAAGGGTTTTCTTTGTTTTTCGACAAGGATAGTGTCGCCGGAAATCTTGAAAAACCATGTGTTGTCCTGATGAGATAGCATCGCGATTAGGCTGTTTTGGGGATGGGGTTTCCCTTGAGATTCAATTGTGTTATGTAGATCGATAAGGTGGAACCGATTCTCTGCAAAATCTACTTCGGTCAAGTAGTTCGAAACTTCATCAGCTGGTATGGAATCGAGTCCGATCTGGCGGCGCCAGCGATTGATATTAAGAAGGATTCCTCCTACGTCACCCGGGAATGTTGTGATTGTAATCTCTGCGGTTTGTCCACCCGTGTCATTGACCATAAAACTGGCAACTCGGAGCGGTGATGCAGGACCGGGATTCCAAGAATCTGGCACTTCCCAAAACGGTTGGGACAGTGGGGTTGCTGAGTCCGGTTGAGTCTCCTTGGGGATCGGATGACCCTCAGGAAGCCGAGTTGAACCTTTTCCAGAACTTGGCCCTGTTCTCTCCTCCTTTGGAATTTCATAATACGTGACTTCTGGCTTGCCACATCCAAACAAGCAGAGAATCAAACTAGCTAAAACTTGGTTTATAAAAAAGCGCATTACTGAAAGCGAAAAAGGGTAACATCGCCGTCTTGAAGGCGGTAATCTTTTCCCTCGATTCGATAGCGGCCTTTCTCGCGAGCGGAGAGAATCGAGCCAATGTTAATGAGTTCATTGTAGGAGACAACTTCAGCTTTGATAAAGCCTTTTTCAAAGTCGGTGTGGACAATTCCAGCACATTGTGGCGCGGTCATACCCTTGGTGAAGGACCAAGCCCGAACCTCGTCTTCACCTATGGTGAAGAATGTAGCAAGGCCGAGAAGACTATAGGTAGCACATATAAGATTATCGATTCCTGAATTGAGAACCCCAAGTTCCTTAAGGAACTGCGTCGCTTCTTCTGGGCTTAGGTAAGCCAGATCCTCCTCCAATTTACCACAAATAACGCACTGATTAGCCTTCTCGTTTCGGCGGACAAACTGATAGACATCGGATACATAAGTATTGGAGATAGGATCCGAGGCATCAGATTCTGCGATATTGCAGGCATAGAGTACCGGTTTTGAAGTCAAAAGGAAGAGTTTTTTCAGAATGGTAGATTCTTCCTCGTGAAGTTCGAGGGTGCTAGCAGGATGTCCAGCGTTTAAATGAGGCTGTAGGCGTTCCAGGAGATTAAGGATTTCAGTAGATTCGCGGTCTCCACCACGTGCTCTTTTTATGGTTTTATCTATTTGCCTCTCAACTGACTGGAGATCGGAAAGAATGAGTTCGGTCGATACGATTTGGATATCACGTACTGGATCTATTGAACCAAGGTGATGAATCACTTCTTCGTCATTATAGCAACGAATCACTTCAATTATTGCGTCCACTTCACGGATATTACCGAGAAACTGGTTGCCTAACCCTTCCCCTTTGCTCGCTCCTGGGACCAGTCCAGCAATGTCAACAAACTCAATCGTGGCAGGAATTTGCTTATCCTTCGCTACAAGACTAGCCAAAGGTCCTAATCTGGCTTCTGGAACACTTACTACCCCAACATTAGGTTCAATAGTACAAAAGGGATAATTCGCGACCTCCGCTTTGTGTGTCCGTGTGAGCGCGTTTAAAAGAGTAGACTTTCCCGTATTAGGGAGTCCAATGATACCTGCCTTGAGTAGGTGCAGCCCGTTAATCCAGCCTTCCTAAAAAGGTGCTATTGGGTACAATGAGAACACCCGCAGTCAAGGACGATGTTAGAGGGCTTACAAAAAAAGCCGAGAAAGTGTAATTGCTGATGAAAAAAAGCATGCCCAGAGGGTTATAACATTTAGTAGATCACACTTATCCTCTGTGGTCTTGAACGAGCCAAGGCCTAGCTGCCTTGATAAAACCTCCCAGCGACATTTCCTCAATAGAGCTTAATAGAACTGAAAGGCCGAAGCTCCTAAGGCGCTGTAATTCTAAAGGATTTTGAGGTAGATTGGTCCCAAACTTTAAAGATTACTCCCAGCGGTAGGTCTGCATTTGCTTTCCCTTCTCCTAGGCCCCGGTTCTGATGTCACCCTCCCGCTAGCTTCCCAATTAGTCCCCATCCGCTGATGAATGAGGAAGCAAAAAGTATTACGGTAGATATTATGCTACCAATAAGTACAAATTTATGGGTTCGGTAGGGTGGAGGAAGCTTAAAGTTTAGGTAGAGGGCCCCTGCCATGATTAGGGCGATGGCGATGTTAGTGATGAGGAAGCCTGCCACCTGGGTAAGGATATCGAAAGGAATATTATTCCATACGATGACCATGGTAGTAATGAATGTATAGAGGCAGATGATTTTCTTAAACTTGAGGTAGTCCCATTTACGATTAGGCCAAATGGCCTGAAAGAATTCCTGTCCAACTCGGGCGTAGATCTCGGGAAGGGCCTGAAGGGTTCCCCAAAGGGCGGCGATAATACAAATATAGTAGATCCAGTTAAGGGAGGGATGAATATTATTCCAAACATCGGCTTGGTGTGTAAGCAAACTCCAGCCCTCGAACCGGGTTTCTAAGGGAAAAAGTACTGCGGCTCCAGAGATCATGAAAGTTCCGGTGACAATAAAGAGAACAATTGCTCCCATTCCGACATCCCAGCGGAGTGGGGCAACAAGTTTTCGAAGTCGACTCACTTGATCAGGATCCTCCGGGAGATAGTCAATAGAGTCGCTGGTGAATGCCTGGAGGCGGATCTTTTCGATCTCCTTATGGCCGGTTAATCCCCAACGACGAATACCGACCCAGTTGGAGTAGACGATATAGGCGATAACTGAGCCCCCAACATAGCCGAAAGTTGTTGCCATGGTAAGCATAGGGTGGCGGATAGCGTCCACGGGTGCCCACTCTGGGAAGGTTGGTATGTATCCGAAGCTAATTGTACCAATAAATGCCTTAACAAAATCCGGACGGACTAGAAGCGTGCCCAGAATG encodes the following:
- the ccs1 gene encoding Cytochrome c biogenesis protein Ccs1, yielding MNPLYRFFSSIRLTVTLLTLGLLLVFFGTLDQVNIGIRGAQEKYFEHVLALWQFPDDWFFGEYLSWLHLPIPGGYLIGPLLTVNLLVAHFRFFRPSFKKSGIAMIHAGILLLIVGQLVTNLVQEEDSMWITEGESANYIESFTLDELFILDRSDPSIDKTVSIPTELIEKSSSFEHPTLPFRIEIIAYFPNSILLQSELDADTEIFSVDRGIGVERKIFPREIPRTFKQDERNRPSAIVRLVGSIGTLGTWLTSATLSENLPPQIFKHKDREFEIGLRVKRTYLPYTIKLIDFSHDRYSGTEIPKNFSSLVNILHQETKEERQALIYMNNPLRYEGRTFYQAKFARGDTASMFQVIKNPGWPLPYISCILVAAGLLFQFGTHLLRYVNTRWTSILSEERKR
- the ychF gene encoding Ribosome-binding ATPase YchF, translated to MASLVAKDKQIPATIEFVDIAGLVPGASKGEGLGNQFLGNIREVDAIIEVIRCYNDEEVIHHLGSIDPVRDIQIVSTELILSDLQSVERQIDKTIKRARGGDRESTEILNLLERLQPHLNAGHPASTLELHEEESTILKKLFLLTSKPVLYACNIAESDASDPISNTYVSDVYQFVRRNEKANQCVICGKLEEDLAYLSPEEATQFLKELGVLNSGIDNLICATYSLLGLATFFTIGEDEVRAWSFTKGMTAPQCAGIVHTDFEKGFIKAEVVSYNELINIGSILSAREKGRYRIEGKDYRLQDGDVTLFRFQ